In Paenibacillus sp. FSL R7-0345, a single window of DNA contains:
- a CDS encoding PA14 domain-containing protein produces MKAYRKSRLLSAVLSVAVFLSAVPMGLGLAPSSAHAASVTGAPVNPNASAEAVKLLNNLYSISGNGIISGQHDYFESPDEISNKLKATSGQYAALHGYELGAIGGQTESGVAAQRKNIVWSATNWYKAGGIVAMTFHQNLPGTKYDWGNVQKNISQAEFNKYVTPGTTEYNALIADLDKVAVSLKSLRDAGVPILWRPYHEMNGGWFWWGKKNNFAALWNIMYDRFVNVHQLNNLLWVWNPNAPNSNSDPYELTYPGADKVDVLAADIYNNDFLNKYYDSLLSLAAGKPIGIGENGEMPSIAKLKLSQQKYVFMMNWGKMLYENNSTDTIKTFMNDSYTLTRDTYKTWVAPKATPTATPTPTVKPTATPTATPTPTVKPTATPVPTAAPVAAAPVPAPELQEPVVNGLKGEYFKNMTLTGTPVLVRNDEQLNFSWRQTAPAPVLPVDGFSIRWTGQIKPAYSETYQFVTNSDDGIRVWVNGTAVIDSWMKQSGTERTGSIALQAGQLYDIKVEYYENAGDASVRMMWQSPSQPKVVVPASALFVKNPASQAAAAPAATATPVPTAAPTATPVPTAAPTVAPTATPVPTAAPTVAPTATPAPTAAPTASPAQAAKPGLAADSASQESVMNGLTGEYFKNMTLSGTPVLVRNDEQLNFSWRQTAPDPVLPVDGFSIRWTGQIKPAYSEMYQFVTNSDDGIRVWVNGTAVIDSWVKQSGTERTGSIALQAGQLYDIKVEYYENAGDASVRMMWQSPSQPKAVVPASALFAKNAADNAAVTVTPSPTATPTPVPTPVPTPAPTPVPTPVPTPAPTPVPTPVPTAAPAVNGLQAEYFNNMQLSGAPALVRTDAVLDFNWRQGSPDAAIGIDFFSVRWSGKIKPLFSETYNIYTTSDDGIRVWVDGTLIIDSWVKQSGTERVGSISLQAGQLYDIKVEYYENQGDAKAKLMWESPSQSKSAVPASSLFLPSAS; encoded by the coding sequence TTGAAAGCTTACCGTAAGTCTCGTCTGTTGTCCGCCGTGTTGTCTGTGGCCGTATTTTTGTCTGCTGTGCCAATGGGCTTAGGACTTGCCCCGTCATCTGCGCATGCTGCTTCTGTGACCGGAGCACCAGTAAACCCTAACGCTTCAGCGGAAGCAGTCAAGCTGTTGAACAACCTGTACTCTATTTCCGGTAACGGGATTATTTCAGGTCAGCATGACTATTTTGAAAGTCCTGATGAAATCAGTAACAAGCTGAAGGCGACAAGCGGGCAATACGCAGCGCTTCACGGTTATGAGCTTGGAGCGATTGGCGGACAGACAGAGAGTGGAGTAGCTGCGCAGCGTAAAAACATCGTCTGGAGCGCGACCAACTGGTATAAGGCTGGCGGAATCGTAGCCATGACTTTTCACCAGAACCTGCCCGGCACCAAATATGACTGGGGAAATGTACAGAAGAATATCAGCCAGGCTGAATTCAACAAATACGTAACACCCGGAACCACAGAGTACAACGCTCTGATTGCCGATCTTGATAAAGTGGCCGTTTCGCTCAAAAGTTTGCGGGATGCTGGAGTTCCTATTCTCTGGAGACCTTACCATGAAATGAACGGCGGCTGGTTCTGGTGGGGCAAGAAAAATAATTTTGCCGCGCTGTGGAATATCATGTATGACCGTTTTGTTAACGTTCATCAATTAAACAATTTGCTGTGGGTGTGGAATCCGAATGCTCCCAACTCCAATTCCGATCCTTATGAACTGACTTACCCGGGTGCGGATAAAGTGGATGTGCTCGCAGCAGATATATATAATAACGACTTTTTGAACAAATATTATGACAGCCTGCTCAGCCTTGCCGCCGGTAAACCGATTGGTATCGGTGAAAATGGTGAAATGCCAAGTATTGCAAAGCTGAAGCTTTCCCAGCAGAAGTACGTCTTTATGATGAACTGGGGAAAAATGCTGTATGAAAACAACAGTACAGATACCATCAAAACCTTTATGAATGACAGCTACACCCTGACACGTGACACGTATAAAACATGGGTAGCACCGAAAGCTACACCAACAGCCACACCAACACCAACAGTAAAGCCGACAGCAACACCGACAGCTACGCCAACACCGACAGTGAAGCCAACAGCAACACCGGTACCAACAGCGGCACCAGTGGCAGCAGCCCCGGTACCAGCACCTGAATTGCAGGAGCCGGTGGTTAACGGACTTAAAGGCGAGTATTTCAAAAACATGACACTGACCGGTACTCCGGTGCTTGTGCGCAATGACGAACAGCTTAACTTCAGCTGGCGGCAGACAGCCCCGGCCCCGGTGCTTCCGGTTGACGGATTTTCGATCCGGTGGACCGGCCAGATCAAGCCGGCCTACAGCGAAACGTATCAGTTCGTTACCAACTCGGATGACGGTATCCGCGTCTGGGTTAACGGCACAGCAGTCATCGACAGCTGGATGAAGCAGAGCGGTACTGAGCGCACCGGCAGCATTGCCCTGCAGGCCGGACAATTGTACGACATTAAAGTTGAATATTATGAAAATGCAGGCGATGCAAGTGTCCGTATGATGTGGCAGAGCCCAAGCCAGCCGAAGGTAGTTGTTCCGGCAAGCGCATTGTTTGTAAAGAATCCGGCCAGTCAGGCAGCAGCAGCACCGGCAGCAACGGCTACACCAGTACCAACTGCGGCACCAACGGCTACACCAGTACCGACTGCAGCACCAACCGTAGCACCAACGGCTACACCAGTACCGACTGCAGCACCAACCGTAGCACCAACGGCTACACCAGCACCGACTGCAGCGCCAACCGCTTCGCCGGCACAGGCTGCCAAGCCGGGGCTGGCAGCAGATTCGGCATCACAGGAATCTGTAATGAATGGCCTAACCGGTGAGTATTTTAAAAATATGACACTATCCGGTACTCCGGTGCTTGTGCGCAATGACGAACAGCTTAACTTCAGCTGGCGGCAGACAGCTCCAGACCCGGTGCTTCCGGTTGACGGATTTTCGATCCGCTGGACCGGCCAGATCAAGCCGGCCTACAGCGAAATGTACCAGTTCGTTACCAATTCGGATGACGGTATCCGCGTCTGGGTTAACGGCACAGCAGTCATCGACAGCTGGGTGAAGCAAAGCGGTACCGAGCGTACCGGCAGCATTGCCCTGCAGGCGGGACAATTGTATGACATTAAAGTTGAATATTATGAGAATGCGGGCGATGCAAGTGTCCGTATGATGTGGCAGAGCCCAAGCCAGCCGAAGGCAGTTGTTCCGGCAAGTGCATTATTTGCAAAGAATGCTGCTGACAATGCAGCAGTAACAGTAACGCCGTCGCCAACAGCAACACCGACTCCGGTGCCAACACCAGTACCAACACCGGCGCCTACACCAGTGCCGACACCAGTACCAACACCGGCGCCTACACCAGTGCCGACACCGGTACCAACAGCAGCACCGGCAGTAAACGGACTGCAGGCGGAGTATTTTAACAATATGCAGCTGAGCGGAGCTCCTGCTCTGGTGCGTACTGATGCTGTGCTGGATTTCAACTGGCGTCAGGGTTCGCCGGATGCGGCAATCGGCATTGATTTTTTCTCCGTACGCTGGAGCGGAAAAATTAAACCGCTGTTTAGTGAAACCTACAATATATATACCACTTCAGATGACGGCATCCGCGTCTGGGTCGATGGCACACTGATCATCGACAGCTGGGTGAAGCAGAGCGGAACCGAACGCGTAGGAAGTATCAGCCTGCAGGCCGGGCAATTATATGATATCAAAGTGGAATATTACGAAAACCAGGGCGATGCAAAAGCCAAGCTGATGTGGGAAAGCCCAAGCCAATCCAAATCGGCTGTACCTGCCAGCAGTTTATTCTTGCCCTCCGCTTCCTGA
- a CDS encoding glycosyl hydrolase: protein MNTYRKYRLYTTVLPIIFVLSLLPWSEVRSLPVTQTPVGPAAEITPINPDASPEAEDLLSYLTNLSGTGLISGQHDYLESPDEFNKKLKTLSGQSAVLHGYELGAIGNQPKSLIAQQRQWVVDSAISWHNGGGIVAMTFHQNLPGTSDEWKNVHMGLSQEKFDAYVTPGTAQYNKLIADIDEIAGYLGQLQEAGVPVLWRPYHEMNGGWFWWGQKDNFVKLWDIMYNRLTVKHGLDNLLWVWNPNAPNESSDAYDPYFPGIDKVDILAADIYNNDFKQSYYDKLLKLAEGKPIGIGESGELPDPVTLSQTQSKWVYTMTWGKMLTENNNAQKITSFMNNKYIVSRDDYIVNLASKVNKTAGVQTKGLRAQYFNNIELSGGADLIRNDSKIDFNWHQDSPAVGIGKDLFSVRWTGTIKPLYSERYTFISSSDDGVRVWIGGRLIIDSWKKQSGDSREGSILLKAGTPYDIKVEYYEDHGNASIGLQWKSASQKQGVIPQSALTPPK, encoded by the coding sequence TTGAACACTTACCGCAAGTACCGGCTATATACGACAGTCCTGCCCATTATATTTGTCCTTTCTTTGCTGCCCTGGTCCGAGGTGCGCAGTCTTCCTGTAACCCAGACACCTGTAGGCCCGGCGGCAGAAATTACCCCGATTAATCCGGACGCTTCCCCGGAGGCGGAAGATTTACTAAGTTATCTGACAAACCTGAGCGGTACCGGACTGATATCAGGGCAGCATGATTATCTGGAGAGCCCTGATGAATTTAACAAAAAGCTGAAAACACTCAGCGGGCAATCTGCTGTGCTGCATGGCTATGAGCTTGGAGCGATTGGAAATCAGCCGAAATCTCTTATAGCGCAGCAGCGCCAGTGGGTTGTGGACAGTGCGATCAGCTGGCATAATGGCGGAGGCATTGTAGCGATGACCTTCCACCAGAACCTGCCGGGAACCTCGGACGAATGGAAAAATGTGCATATGGGTCTAAGCCAGGAGAAATTTGATGCTTATGTTACCCCGGGCACTGCACAATATAACAAGCTGATTGCCGATATTGATGAGATTGCCGGGTATTTGGGGCAGCTGCAGGAAGCCGGAGTTCCGGTACTGTGGCGGCCTTACCATGAAATGAACGGAGGCTGGTTCTGGTGGGGGCAGAAGGATAACTTCGTCAAGCTCTGGGACATTATGTATAACCGCCTGACCGTGAAACATGGACTGGATAATTTGCTGTGGGTCTGGAATCCGAATGCGCCTAATGAGTCGTCTGATGCCTATGATCCTTATTTTCCGGGCATTGACAAGGTGGATATTCTGGCAGCAGATATTTACAACAATGATTTCAAGCAATCCTATTATGATAAGCTGCTGAAGCTGGCGGAAGGGAAGCCAATTGGAATCGGCGAAAGCGGAGAGCTTCCAGACCCTGTAACATTGTCTCAAACCCAAAGTAAATGGGTATATACGATGACATGGGGGAAAATGCTGACGGAGAACAATAATGCTCAGAAAATAACCAGTTTTATGAACAATAAATACATTGTTTCCAGGGATGACTATATCGTTAACCTGGCCAGCAAGGTAAATAAGACAGCAGGTGTGCAGACCAAGGGATTGAGAGCACAATATTTCAATAATATTGAGCTGTCCGGCGGGGCAGATCTGATCCGCAATGACAGTAAAATCGACTTCAACTGGCATCAGGATTCGCCGGCCGTCGGTATCGGGAAGGATCTTTTTTCCGTCCGCTGGACCGGAACCATCAAGCCTTTGTACAGCGAAAGATATACCTTTATATCCTCTTCAGATGACGGAGTACGCGTCTGGATCGGCGGCCGGCTGATTATTGACAGCTGGAAGAAGCAGAGCGGCGACAGCCGGGAGGGAAGTATTCTGCTGAAAGCCGGAACCCCATATGACATCAAGGTCGAGTACTATGAGGATCACGGGAATGCAAGTATCGGTTTGCAGTGGAAGAGCGCCAGCCAGAAGCAGGGGGTTATTCCCCAGAGCGCATTGACCCCTCCTAAGTAA
- a CDS encoding discoidin domain-containing protein codes for MTRLSSASDADQALPDGTVLWQLGKQDGSAAEFAAAGSAGAKAAAYTVSSSSAKTPSNLQSIPSGLRGDTNPELSITYNLNKIPENGVLFRVSIIDAYKSVPQMSVFSNRQLSGIIQIAGVAGTDSEYKFRKTYELYIPKEQLVTGSNELKLEAARGIYSSGMEDKYNWWTWDALSLESLNEPIQEPIHGSYTLTGTMVNNKQFYFDEGAVTHLPYIMKWLGIAYSGNIMRTSCASDVGRSCSNMADYYKVLQDYNMQSVALYLYTGDIKLNADGSLPADAEKKLTDYFQQYSPYFQYYEVDNEPGLFNRSKAVNLAIAEWLNTKGKTIAPHLQTVAPGWAYWPGYNTDSCGNQKGTVKQCGDPDGWERDPEQRGELEEVTDLTNGHSYGESYIFSNGGSFTENLKTFGGAADGLGKKMLTTEFGTSDSHTDAYQYGASEPTAAVFDRIMRAHIGYADMFVQHAAFFKNFSLFKYGFNLEEHDPAKTEIYYTKNDEDSRVSIMRRLSLAYATHGAPLTYQISNKDELADKLVYVRAVDTSTLEPLAGSGATSNKVLVNFVNFEETEQTVTVKVTMPEKTVYEGERYGNGDTYEAARSYVSGQNAAPELEFTETLAPGEAVQYILEPSSEVADAAPQGFKAAAVKGLSMKLSWLEAPGASYEVLRADGSGGDMKVIATNVQSTGYTDSKLQEGTLYTYAVRVTGSRLMSGKVQITATGLVPLDRSEWKVSSNISTDVSNPGGAIDGDRRTRWDTGKHQASGEYFQIDLGKPHNVEAIELDYSLSSYDYPRGYELYVSDDAKNWKRVVSGKGQLSMTRIPFPQLKTRYIKIVQTGSGGNYWSIQELQVYSRE; via the coding sequence ATGACCAGGCTGTCATCAGCAAGTGATGCAGATCAGGCATTGCCTGACGGGACTGTGCTATGGCAGCTGGGTAAGCAGGACGGGTCGGCAGCAGAGTTCGCGGCTGCAGGTTCAGCAGGTGCCAAAGCTGCTGCCTATACTGTTTCTTCCAGCTCTGCTAAAACGCCTTCCAATCTTCAGAGCATTCCTTCGGGGCTGAGAGGGGATACCAATCCTGAGCTGAGTATCACCTATAATCTGAATAAGATCCCGGAGAACGGGGTCTTATTTCGCGTAAGCATCATTGATGCCTACAAATCTGTTCCCCAGATGAGTGTTTTCTCCAACCGCCAGCTGTCAGGCATTATCCAGATCGCCGGGGTAGCCGGTACAGACAGCGAATATAAATTCCGTAAAACGTATGAGCTTTATATTCCGAAAGAGCAACTGGTGACCGGGAGCAATGAGCTGAAGCTGGAGGCGGCGCGCGGAATCTATTCATCCGGTATGGAGGATAAATACAACTGGTGGACCTGGGATGCCCTAAGCCTGGAGTCGCTGAATGAGCCGATTCAGGAGCCGATTCACGGCAGCTATACGCTGACAGGCACAATGGTCAACAATAAACAGTTTTATTTTGACGAAGGCGCAGTCACTCATCTTCCTTATATTATGAAGTGGCTCGGCATTGCATACAGCGGCAACATCATGCGTACCAGCTGTGCCAGTGACGTTGGCCGCTCCTGTTCTAACATGGCGGATTATTATAAGGTTCTTCAGGACTACAATATGCAGTCGGTTGCTCTCTACCTGTATACGGGAGACATCAAGCTGAATGCCGACGGCTCACTGCCGGCGGATGCAGAGAAGAAGCTCACTGATTACTTCCAGCAATACAGCCCGTACTTCCAGTATTATGAGGTGGATAATGAGCCGGGGCTGTTCAACCGTTCCAAGGCAGTCAATCTGGCAATTGCCGAGTGGCTGAATACGAAGGGCAAAACCATTGCCCCGCATCTGCAGACGGTCGCACCTGGCTGGGCCTACTGGCCCGGATACAATACCGATTCCTGCGGTAATCAGAAAGGGACAGTCAAACAGTGCGGTGATCCTGACGGCTGGGAGCGTGATCCGGAGCAGCGGGGCGAACTGGAAGAGGTTACGGATCTGACCAACGGGCATTCCTACGGGGAGTCTTATATTTTCAGCAACGGCGGCAGCTTCACCGAGAACCTTAAAACGTTCGGCGGTGCGGCAGACGGGCTGGGCAAAAAAATGCTGACGACTGAATTCGGCACCTCGGATTCGCATACCGATGCTTACCAGTACGGGGCTTCCGAGCCTACGGCAGCGGTGTTTGACCGGATCATGCGCGCCCATATCGGCTACGCGGATATGTTTGTGCAGCACGCCGCTTTTTTTAAAAATTTCAGTCTGTTTAAATACGGCTTCAATCTGGAAGAGCATGATCCGGCCAAGACAGAAATCTACTACACAAAGAATGATGAGGATTCCCGGGTTAGCATCATGCGCAGGCTGAGTCTTGCCTATGCCACACACGGGGCACCGTTAACCTATCAGATCAGCAACAAGGATGAGCTGGCTGACAAGCTGGTCTATGTCCGGGCTGTAGATACCTCAACCCTGGAACCGCTGGCCGGCAGCGGAGCAACCTCTAACAAGGTGCTGGTGAATTTCGTTAACTTTGAAGAAACGGAACAAACCGTAACCGTTAAGGTCACTATGCCGGAAAAAACAGTGTACGAAGGAGAGCGGTACGGCAACGGAGATACTTATGAGGCAGCGCGCAGTTATGTATCCGGACAAAATGCAGCGCCTGAGCTTGAGTTCACCGAAACCCTGGCGCCTGGAGAGGCGGTGCAGTATATCCTCGAGCCATCTTCCGAGGTAGCCGATGCTGCACCGCAGGGCTTCAAGGCCGCGGCGGTCAAAGGATTATCGATGAAGCTGAGCTGGCTGGAGGCTCCCGGAGCAAGCTATGAAGTGCTCCGGGCCGACGGCTCGGGCGGGGATATGAAGGTTATAGCAACCAATGTCCAGAGCACCGGATATACCGACAGTAAGCTGCAGGAGGGTACCCTTTATACTTACGCTGTAAGAGTAACCGGATCGCGCCTTATGTCGGGTAAGGTCCAGATTACCGCGACAGGCCTGGTTCCGCTGGACCGCTCAGAATGGAAGGTTTCATCTAATATCAGTACTGACGTATCCAATCCGGGAGGTGCCATTGACGGGGACCGGCGTACACGCTGGGATACCGGCAAACATCAGGCTTCCGGAGAATATTTTCAGATTGATCTTGGCAAACCCCATAATGTAGAGGCAATAGAGCTCGATTATAGTTTGTCCTCCTACGACTATCCGCGCGGCTACGAACTGTACGTTTCAGATGACGCGAAGAACTGGAAACGGGTGGTTAGCGGAAAAGGACAGCTTAGCATGACCCGGATCCCTTTTCCTCAATTAAAGACACGTTATATTAAAATTGTGCAGACAGGATCTGGAGGGAATTACTGGTCCATTCAGGAGCTGCAGGTATACTCAAGAGAATAG
- a CDS encoding DNA starvation/stationary phase protection protein, with the protein MSTQVNNQTELYAALNRQTANWTLLGVKLHHYHWYVSGAQFFALHAKFEELYTEAATYVDDLAERLLAIGGKPASSMTQYLALSELKEAAGGESAKEMVAQLIKDFAHVSEELKSAISAAEELSDQPTADLLIGIRTSVEKNAWMLNAFLA; encoded by the coding sequence ATGAGTACTCAAGTCAATAACCAGACCGAACTGTATGCCGCACTGAACCGCCAGACCGCTAACTGGACCCTGCTCGGAGTGAAGCTGCATCACTACCACTGGTATGTGAGCGGAGCGCAATTTTTCGCCCTGCATGCCAAGTTTGAAGAGCTCTATACAGAAGCTGCGACTTATGTGGATGATCTGGCTGAACGTCTGCTCGCAATCGGCGGCAAGCCGGCCTCTTCAATGACCCAATACCTGGCACTCTCCGAGCTGAAGGAAGCAGCCGGCGGCGAAAGCGCCAAAGAAATGGTTGCCCAGCTGATCAAGGACTTTGCCCATGTCTCCGAAGAACTGAAGAGTGCCATCTCCGCTGCGGAAGAGCTCAGCGACCAGCCGACAGCTGACCTTCTGATCGGAATCAGAACCAGTGTTGAGAAGAATGCCTGGATGCTGAACGCGTTTCTGGCTTAA
- a CDS encoding AIM24 family protein, giving the protein MNVEIQDEGDSGSGQAIAFTVGENEEVHVLHPQQIIAYQGPSSGRADRLMDVKGMYRKRKLIRSDLSGPCKFTAALPPGYRVKTLQLDGKSDLLYDFRHLFFYSKGITMQTRVLSMKNMLVTRDVVKVKFAGYGSIGILTEGTVCEAELHPTEPLYVDAGSIIAYPENARLELTVYGNHLASQHMSYHWKMTGHGPVLFQAGRQSRRFEREHDEDGIIKRFLREALPFGGVFIK; this is encoded by the coding sequence ATGAACGTTGAGATTCAGGATGAAGGCGACAGCGGCAGCGGACAAGCTATTGCTTTTACTGTCGGAGAGAATGAAGAGGTCCATGTGCTGCACCCCCAGCAAATCATCGCCTATCAGGGTCCCTCCTCCGGACGGGCGGACCGGCTGATGGATGTCAAGGGCATGTACCGTAAGCGGAAGCTGATCCGTTCGGATCTGTCCGGGCCCTGCAAATTTACCGCAGCGCTGCCGCCAGGCTACCGGGTCAAAACCCTGCAGCTGGACGGCAAAAGCGATCTGCTCTACGACTTCAGGCATCTGTTCTTCTACAGCAAAGGCATTACAATGCAGACCCGTGTGCTGAGCATGAAGAACATGCTGGTAACCCGCGATGTGGTGAAGGTGAAATTTGCCGGGTACGGCAGCATCGGTATTCTTACCGAGGGGACGGTCTGCGAGGCTGAGCTGCATCCTACAGAGCCGCTGTACGTCGATGCAGGCAGTATTATTGCCTATCCGGAGAATGCCAGGCTTGAGCTTACCGTCTACGGCAATCACCTGGCCAGCCAGCATATGAGCTACCACTGGAAGATGACCGGCCACGGTCCGGTACTGTTTCAGGCCGGCCGCCAGAGCCGCCGTTTTGAACGGGAGCATGATGAGGATGGGATCATCAAACGTTTTTTGCGTGAGGCGCTGCCGTTCGGCGGTGTCTTCATTAAATAA
- a CDS encoding M50 family metallopeptidase, translated as MNKWLKTLLFLAGSALLTRLIPFSSMFRNLDTMFHEFGHALVTLLLSGQVLRIELYADHSGVTYSAVEAGLRPVLVSLSGYPLASLSALLLFYLYARGRERWGLLLSSLVALIMLVLYVRGGFGMLWLGGFIVLNLALLYFWPKAVKYYYLFLAFLTLEESVMSTLFLLSASLLTPSRAGDAANLAGLTFLPAVVWASLFFLFSLICAKWSLGCFFWKERTQGYRRSR; from the coding sequence ATGAATAAATGGCTGAAAACACTGCTGTTTCTCGCAGGCTCTGCGCTTTTGACGCGTCTGATTCCGTTCTCCTCTATGTTCCGCAACCTGGATACGATGTTCCATGAATTCGGGCATGCACTGGTAACGCTGCTGCTCTCGGGCCAGGTGCTGAGGATCGAGCTGTATGCGGATCATAGCGGTGTAACCTATTCTGCGGTTGAAGCAGGCCTCAGGCCGGTGCTGGTTTCCCTTTCGGGTTATCCGCTGGCTTCACTGTCTGCGCTGCTGCTGTTTTATTTATATGCCAGAGGGCGGGAACGCTGGGGGCTGCTGCTATCCTCGCTGGTCGCTCTCATTATGCTGGTGCTGTATGTCAGGGGCGGCTTCGGCATGCTCTGGCTGGGCGGCTTTATTGTCCTTAATCTGGCGCTGCTGTACTTTTGGCCCAAGGCAGTCAAATACTATTATCTGTTTCTGGCTTTTTTGACACTGGAGGAGTCGGTAATGAGCACATTATTTCTGCTCTCTGCTTCGCTGCTAACTCCCTCAAGGGCGGGGGATGCGGCGAATCTGGCCGGACTTACCTTTTTACCGGCAGTAGTTTGGGCGTCTTTATTTTTTCTCTTTTCATTAATATGCGCCAAATGGTCGCTCGGCTGCTTTTTCTGGAAAGAGCGTACGCAGGGCTACAGGAGAAGCCGGTGA
- a CDS encoding WYL domain-containing protein gives MTDRLIRLMRIITLVQAKPGILARELAERCGNSERTIYRDMDALSAMHIPVTHLGHGKGYAFIGNFALYPLDLTDVEAAAFAQLRILMKDIKPLLPAQFETAFEKIMAAQYKRNAEREETMESAKREAWQPGADRHPMQLEQPVFLTEILSAVMKQRSMQADYYENGKEEQGLQIDPYCLVPLENRIYLIGACQRFGRIRAFQINGFSNVNLLDNWFSKERFDLQAFMSQKWNLNQDSVQIEFRIRFSERMMERLKYEELPVKPSRVDRRNGCMHFKVAIEEDIAFVRWLMKFEEEAEILEPFYYRDVLRYHMEQWLMLYR, from the coding sequence ATGACAGACCGATTAATCCGGCTGATGCGCATCATCACGTTAGTGCAGGCAAAACCTGGGATTCTGGCGCGTGAGCTGGCGGAACGCTGCGGCAACAGCGAAAGAACGATTTATCGGGATATGGATGCGCTCAGCGCCATGCATATCCCGGTTACCCACTTGGGACATGGGAAGGGATATGCTTTTATCGGTAATTTTGCATTGTACCCTTTAGATCTTACGGATGTTGAGGCGGCTGCATTTGCGCAGCTGCGTATCCTTATGAAGGATATCAAGCCTTTGCTGCCTGCCCAATTTGAAACGGCCTTTGAAAAAATAATGGCTGCGCAATATAAACGAAATGCGGAAAGGGAAGAAACGATGGAAAGTGCGAAAAGGGAGGCCTGGCAGCCCGGTGCGGACCGGCATCCCATGCAGCTTGAGCAGCCGGTTTTTCTTACGGAAATACTGTCTGCTGTAATGAAGCAGCGCAGCATGCAGGCAGACTACTATGAGAACGGGAAGGAGGAGCAGGGGCTGCAGATTGATCCGTATTGCCTTGTTCCGCTAGAGAACCGGATCTACCTGATCGGTGCCTGTCAGCGGTTTGGCCGGATCCGCGCTTTTCAGATTAACGGCTTCTCCAACGTAAACCTGCTGGACAACTGGTTTTCCAAAGAGCGCTTTGACCTGCAGGCTTTCATGTCACAGAAATGGAATCTGAATCAGGACAGTGTGCAGATTGAATTCAGAATCAGATTCTCTGAGCGGATGATGGAACGGCTGAAGTATGAAGAACTGCCGGTGAAGCCCAGCAGGGTGGACAGGCGAAACGGCTGTATGCATTTTAAAGTGGCTATTGAGGAGGATATCGCTTTTGTCCGCTGGCTGATGAAGTTTGAGGAGGAGGCCGAAATTCTCGAGCCCTTCTATTATAGGGATGTGCTGAGATATCATATGGAGCAATGGCTGATGCTTTACAGATAA